One Misgurnus anguillicaudatus chromosome 22, ASM2758022v2, whole genome shotgun sequence DNA segment encodes these proteins:
- the tchp gene encoding trichoplein keratin filament-binding protein has translation MALPTLSARWPGRVRALERQLVRQREQEARWRQQWEHHSQYFRDQEVRSSKQAHWSSRQSFQRSMSAFQRERIKEEKQRNLQERRERLRTMLHEERDQLEAELKNVLPDRTTVTRQLVEKTDALRSAREERRKNLAQELLREHWKQNNSELRKAESGLHKDHVVSQWRVQQQEKKQAEEKAQEEKRREENEYEKIRREALERMRNEEERRKQEEMKRAEDLRKQMEELKLQEQEAERLKQEQEALMSQRWELERLEDERRRMEETRRKTEFGHFLTRQYRTQLKRRAQQVQEELEADRKILAALLEGEMEEETLQKARRERAVADTAWMKRVIEQQLHLEKQREAEFDILYREEAQRVWEKREAEWEKEKRARERLMREVLAGRQQQLEEQMHENRLAREESLRRREELLQQLEQERLTLRQEREEQEGARTARMQEINAQVEQKHKERWEEQQRQEQEAEREKEELRMQEEELHLETERIIRQGYKERIHTRPRSAWT, from the exons ATGGCTTTACCGACGCTTTCGGCGCGCTGGCCAGGTCGAGTGCGCGCTCTGGAGAGGCAGCTGGTTCGGCAGAGGGAGCAGGAGGCGCGCTGGAGGCAGCAGTGGGAGCATCACTCTCAGTACTTTAGAGATCAGGAGGTCCGGAGCAGTAAACAAGCACACTGGAGTTCAAGGCAGTCCTTCCAGCGCAG TATGTCAGCTTTTCAGAGGGAGCGGATTAAGGAGGAGAAGCAGCGGAACCTGCAGGAGCGCAGGGAGCGTCTGAGGACCATGCTTCATGAGGAGAGAGACCAGCTGGAGGCCGAGCTCAAAAATGTTCTTCCAGACAGAACCACAGTGACCAGACAGCTTGTGGAAAAAACAGACGCCCTTCGGTCCGCAAGGGAAGAAAGGAGGAAAAAC TTGGCACAGGAGCTGCTGAGGGAACACTGGAAGCAGAATAACTCTGAACTACGGAAG GCTGAGTCAGGTTTGCACAAAGATCATGTTGTGAGTCAGTGGAGAGTCCAACAGCAGGAGAAAAAACAG GCTGAGGAGAAAGCTCAGGAGGAGAAACGTCGTGAGGAGAACGAGTATGAGAAAATCAGACGTGAGGCTTTGGAAAGAATGAGGAATGAGGAGGAGAGGAGAAAGCAAGAGGAGATGAAGCGGGCTGAAGACCTCCGTAAACAGATGGAAGAGCTCAAACTACAGGAACAGGAA GCTGAACGTCTTAAACAGGAACAGGAGGCTTTGATGTCTCAACGCTGGGAGCTTGAGAGGCTTGAGGATGAACGGAGGAGGATGGAGGAGACGAGGAGGAAAACTGAGTTTGG GCATTTTTTGACACGGCAGTACCGCACACAGCTGAAAAGAAGAGCACAGCAGGTGCAGGAGGAActg GAGGCAGACCGTAAGATCCTTGCAGCGCTGCTGGAAGGGGAGATGGAGGAGGAGACGCTACAGAAAGCCAGGAGAGAGAGAGCCGTTGCTGACACCGCATGGATGAAGCGAGTCATAGAGCAGCAGCTCCATTTGGAGAAGCAGAGGGAGGCAgaatttgatattttgtatCG AGAGGAGGCCCAGCGTGTTTGGGAAAAGAGAGAGGCAGAGTGGGAGAAAGAGAAAAGGGCCAGAGAGAGACTCATGCGGGAG GTCCTGGCTGGACGTCAGCAACAGCTGGAGGAACAAATGCATGAGAACCGGCTGGCAAGGGAGGAGTCTCTTCGGAGGAGAGAGGAGCTCCTCCAACAGCTGGAGCAAGAGAGACTTACCCTTCGCCAGGAGAGGGAGGAGCAGGAGGGAGCGCGCACGGCACGCATGCAAGAGATCAACGCACAG GTGGAGCAGAAGCACAAGGAACGGTGGGAAGAGCAACAGAGACAGGAGCAAGAAGCGGAGCGGGAGAAGGAGGAGCTTAGGATGCAGGAGGAGGAGCTTCATCTTGAAACTGAGAGAATCATTCGACAGGGTTACAAGGAGAGA ATTCACACCAGACCCCGGTCAGCATGGACATGA